A region of Lycium barbarum isolate Lr01 chromosome 3, ASM1917538v2, whole genome shotgun sequence DNA encodes the following proteins:
- the LOC132634317 gene encoding SKP1-like protein 11, which translates to MSSEKLLTLKTSDGEEFVLEEAMAFRSLTIKNAAPTNTNNNTPLSINVQSNTMIKVIEYWTKHSERDISEDQLMTFDKNFFKLMDKSKLFDLVLAANYLAAKELLDAACEQVADRIRRKTPEEIRDFFNINREDEEQIFKELNN; encoded by the coding sequence ATGTCTTCTGAAAAGCTCTTAACTTTAAAGACGAGCGACGGTGAAGAGTTTGTTTTAGAAGAGGCAATGGCTTTTAGGTCACTAACCATCAAGAATGCAGCTCCAACCAACACCAACAATAATACTCCTCTGTCAATTAATGTCCAAAGCAATACAATGATCAAAGTGATTGAATACTGGACGAAACACTCAGAGAGAGATATATCAGAGGACCAGTTGATGACTTTTGACAAGAATTTCTTCAAGTTAATGGATAAATCAAAATTGTTTGATCTCGTCTTAGCTGCTAATTATCTTGCCGCTAAGGAGTTATTGGATGCTGCATGCGAACAAGTTGCTGATAGAATCAGAAGGAAAACACCAGAAGAAATACGTGATTTTTTCAACATCAATAGAGAGGATGAGGAGCAAATCTTTAAAGAGTTAAATAATTAA
- the LOC132633116 gene encoding 4-coumarate--CoA ligase 1 encodes MPMETETKQSVDIISETKQSGDIISETKQSGDIIFRSKLPDIYIPNHLPLHSYCFENISEFSSRPCLIDGANEQIYTYAEVELTSRKVAVGLNKLGIQQKDTIMILLPNSPEFVFAFMGASYLGAISTMANPMFTPAEVVKQAKASSAKIIITLACYVGKVKDYAIENDVKVICIDTAPEGCLHFSELTQSNEHDIPEVKIQPDDVVALPYSSGTTGLPKGVMLTHKGLVTSVAQQVDGENANLYMHSEDVLMCVLPLFHIYSLNSILLCGLRVGAAILIMQKFDIVSFLELIQKYKVTIGPFVPPIVLAIAKSPLVDDYDLSSVRTVMSGGAPLGKELEDAVRTKFPNTKLGQGYGMTEAGPVLAMCLAFAKEPFEIKSGACGTVVRNAEMKIVDPDTGCSLPRNQPGEICIRGDQIMKGYLNDPEATTRTIDKEGWLHTGDIGLIDNDDELFIVDRLKELIKYKGFQVAPAELEALLVNHPNISDAAVVPMKDEQAGEVPVAFVVRSNGSTITEDEVKDFVSKQVIFYKRIKRVFFVETVPKAPSGKILRKDLRARLAAGVPN; translated from the exons ATGCCTATGGAGACCGAAACAAAGCAATCAGTAGATATAATCTCTGAAACAAAGCAATCAGGAGATATAATCTCTGAAACAAAGCAATCGGGAGATATAATCTTTCGATCAAAACTCCCTGATATTTATATCCCTAATCATCTACCGTTACATTCTTATTGTTTCGAAAACATTTCGGAGTTTAGTTCCCGTCCTTGTTTAATTGATGGTGCAAATGAACAAATCTACACTTATGCTGAAGTCGAACTCACTTCAAGAAAAGTCGCAGTTGGTCTTAACAAATTGGGGATCCAACAAAAGGACACCATCATGATCCTGTTACCAAATTCCCCTGAATTTGTGTTTGCTTTTATGGGCGCATCGTATCTTGGAGCCATTTCTACAATGGCTAATCCTATGTTTACTCCTGCAGAGGTTGTAAAGCAAGCCAAAGCCTCAAGTGCTAAGATTATAATCACTCTAGCGTGTTATGTGGGCAAAGTTAAGGACTATGCAATTGAAAATGATGTCAAG GTAATTTGCATTGATACTGCACCAGAAGGCTGTCTCCATTTCTCCGAATTGACTCAATCGAACGAACACGACATTCCTGAGGTGAAAATCCAGCCAGACGACGTCGTAGCTCTACCGTATTCCTCAGGGACCACGGGGTTACCAAAAGGGGTGATGTTAACACACAAAGGATTAGTCACGAGTGTTGCACAACAAGTTGATGGTGAAAATGCCAACTTGTATATGCACAGTGAGGATGTGTTGATGTGTGTGTTGCCTTTGTTCCATATTTACTCCCTCAACTCTATTTTGCTATGTGGATTGAGAGTCGGAGCAGCGATATTGATTATGCAAAAATTCGACATTGTTTCGTTTTTGGAGTTAATACAAAAGTATAAGGTGACCATTGGGCCATTTGTACCACCAATTGTTCTGGCAATTGCTAAGAGTCCGTTAGTTGATGACTATGATCTTTCGTCAGTAAGAACAGTTATGTCTGGTGGTGCTCCATTAGGAAAGGAACTTGAAGACGCTGTCCGAACCAAATTCCCTAACACTAAACTTGGTCAG GGTTATGGAATGACTGAAGCCGGGCCAGTGCTGGCAATGTGTTTGGCTTTTGCAAAAGAACCTTTTGAGATAAAATCAGGTGCATGTGGAACTGTCGTGAGAAATGCTGAGATGAAAATTGTGGATCCAGATACGGGTTGCTCTCTGCCCCGTAACCAACCCGGCGAGATTTGCATTAGAGGTGACCAGATCATGAAAG GTTACCTGAATGATCCGGAGGCCACGACGAGAACAATAGACAAAGAAGGATGGTTACACACCGGCGACATTGGGCTCATCGACAATGATGACGAGCTTTTCATTGTGGACCGGTTGAAAGAATTGATAAAATATAAAGGATTTCAAGTGGCACCTGCCGAGCTTGAAGCTCTTCTAGTCAACCATCCCAATATTTCTGATGCTGCTGTTGTCCC AATGAAAGATGAGCAAGCAGGAGAAGTTCCAGTGGCTTTTGTTGTCAGGTCAAATGGATCCACAATTACTGAGGATGAAGTCAAGGATTTCGTCTCGAAGCAG GTGATATTTTATAAGAGAATAAAGCGTGTATTTTTCGTGGAGACAGTACCGAAAGCTCCGTCAGGAAAAATTCTTAGAAAGGATTTGAGAGCTAGATTGGCTGCTGGTGTtccaaattaa